Genomic segment of Candidatus Hydrogenedens sp.:
ATTATATTATTATATCTTAACGAAAGAATATATTCCTTACTATTATCATCTAAATAAACGAATTCTACGCCATATTTATTTACCATTTTTTTTTCTTTATTTATGAAATTTACTACATCCCACCGAATAATGCCCTTGCCTGTTAAAAAAGTTTCTTCTTGATTTTTCAATCTTATAGAAAATTCAACAATTTCATTGCCCCCTATTTTCTCTTCAGTAGCGAAGGAAAAACCACCTCTTCCTATTAGTATATTATCCATCTTATTTGTATCTAATTTCCGAATCCACCCTGAATATAGTCCCTGTTTTTCTATATCTAACTGTAATCTTTGTTCCCATGGGGTGCATAATCTTTCTATTGTAGATGTAAGTAAAAGTAGTTGAAAAGGTTTGTATATAACCGATTCGGCTCCAATTTGAAATAAGTTTTGTGATGGCACATCATTATATGCAGTAATAGCGATAATGGGAGGGTTATATGCATCGATTTTTTTTGCCATTTTAATAATTTCTATTCCGGATATTTCGGGTAGGCGTAAGTCGGTAATAAGCAGGTCAGGTTTTATCTCTGAAAAGGTCTTAATAAAATCCTTCGGATTGTAAAAAGTAGTTGTATCATATCCCCTGCTTTCTAATTCTATTGCAATCATCTCATTCAGGTCTATTTCATCTTCAAGTATAAATATTGTTTTTTTATTTCCCATTTTTGATAGCCTCACATTTTTTAAGGTTTATAACGAAGCATGTCTTTTTTGATTTATTATCCAATTCCAGTGTTCCGCCATGAATATCCATAATTGATTTAGAAAGACTTAGTCCCAATCCTGTACCTTTCCCTACTTCTTTTGTTGTAAAAAATGGGTCAAGAATTTTATCTTGAATATCTTTGGGTATACCATGTCCATTATCTTCAACCTGAATTCTGATATTATCATCCATTTCTTCTATTTTTAAGGAAATTTTAGGTTGTGGTATCTGCTCAACTGCATCCATAGAATTGTTTA
This window contains:
- a CDS encoding response regulator, encoding MGNKKTIFILEDEIDLNEMIAIELESRGYDTTTFYNPKDFIKTFSEIKPDLLITDLRLPEISGIEIIKMAKKIDAYNPPIIAITAYNDVPSQNLFQIGAESVIYKPFQLLLLTSTIERLCTPWEQRLQLDIEKQGLYSGWIRKLDTNKMDNILIGRGGFSFATEEKIGGNEIVEFSIRLKNQEETFLTGKGIIRWDVVNFINKEKKMVNKYGVEFVYLDDNSKEYILSLRYNNIIPYIPYDEN